From Mobula hypostoma chromosome 8, sMobHyp1.1, whole genome shotgun sequence, the proteins below share one genomic window:
- the LOC134350074 gene encoding glutaminyl-peptide cyclotransferase-like, with the protein MTTADIQSIASLTNISLMWHQYLRPMFRERYPGSCRNAAVRQHIKSCLAELQAGWITEEDTFQESIPYGTVTFSNVISTLNIKAKRRLVVACHYDSKFFNRWWDTRVHISATDSAVPCSMLLEMARALDNFLLEMKNTQGRPDLTLQLIFFDGQEAMQSWSEDDSLYGSRHLAQKMEKTAHPPGSTKTNQLHAIDLFVLLDLIGAPNPRFPSYFPNTARWHKRLQLIEEQLDRLGILNEHSSKVKYFWMKIPSTHITDDHIPFSVRGVPILNIIPTPFPQVWHSMDNDESNLDSTTIDNLNKILQLFVFEYLRM; encoded by the exons ATGACAACTGCTGACATCCAAAGCATTGCATCATTGACTAACATTTCTCTGATGTGGCATCAATATCTGAGGCCAATGTTTCGGGAGAGATATCCAGGCTCCTGTCGAAATGCTGCAGTGCGTCAG CACATCAAAAGTTGTTTAGCTGAACTCCAAGCTGGATGGATAACAGAAGAGGACACTTTCCAGGAATCAATACCTTATGGAACGGTTACATTTTCAAATGTAATCAGTACtctcaacataaaagccaagcgAAGGCTGGTGGTGGCTTGTCACTACGATTCAAAATTCTTCAACAGGTGGTGGGACACCAGAGTGCACATAAGTGCCACAGATTCTGCTGTGCCCTGTTCAATGTTACTGGAAATGGCTCGTGCACTGGACAATTTCCTACTTGAGATGAAG AATACTCAGGGAAGACCAGACCTTACCCTGCAGCTCATTTTTTTTGATGGCCAAGAGGCAATGCAATCTTGGTCTGAGGATGACTCACTTTATGGTTCCCGACATTTGGCACAAAAGATGGAGAAGACTGCACACCCACCGGGCTCAACAAAAACCAACCAACTGCATGCAATT GATCTATTTGTCTTGTTGGATTTAATTGGTGCACCAAACCCAAGATTTCCAAGTTATTTTCCAAATACAGCACGCTGGCATAAAAGACTGCAGCTGATAG AAGAGCAGCTGGATCGTCTGGGGATTCTGAATGAACATTCCAGCAAGGTGAAATATTTCTGGATGAAAATACCATCAACGCATATTACCGATGACCATATTCCCTTTTCAGTAAGAG GTGTCCCCATTCTAAATATCATACCTACACCTTTCCCTCAAGTATGGCACAGCATGGACAATGATGAAAGCAACCTAGATTCAACAACAATTGATAACCTTAACAAAATACTGCAGTTATTTgtttttgagtatctcagaatgtAA